One genomic window of Anas acuta chromosome 14, bAnaAcu1.1, whole genome shotgun sequence includes the following:
- the LARS1 gene encoding leucine--tRNA ligase, cytoplasmic, with product MAERKGTAKVDFLKSIEREVQRRWDAERVFESDASDARSRSSKGKYFVTFPYPYMNGRLHLGHTFSLSKCEFATGYQRLKGKSCLFPFGLHCTGMPIKACADKLKREMELYGCPPEFPDEEEEEEDNSGKKEEEVIIKDKAKGKKSKAAAKTGSSKYQWGIMKSLGLSDEEVIGFSEAEHWLDYFPPLAVQDLKSMGLKVDWRRSFITTDVNPYYDSFVRWQFLTLRERNKIKFGKRYTIYSPKDGQPCMDHDRQTGEGVGPQEYTLIKMKVLEPYPAKLSGLRGKNIFLVAATLRPETMFGQTNCWVRPDMKYIGFETANGDIFICTQRAARNMSYQGFTKDNGVVPVVKELMGEEILGAALSAPLTTYKVIYTLPMLTIKEDKGTGVVTSVPSDSPDDLAALRDLKKKQAFRMKYGIKDEMVLPFEPVPIIETPGYGNLCASSVCDELKIQSQNDREKLAEAKQRVYLKAFYEGVMLVDGYKGQKVQDVKKLIQKMMVDNDEAMIFMEPEKQVISRSSDECVVALCDQWYLDYGEVGWKKQTSECLKHLETFCEETRRNFEATLGWLQEHACSRTYGLGTRLPWDEQWLIESLSDSTIYMAYYTVAHLLQGGNLSGQGESPLGIRAHQMSKEVWDYIFFKAAPFPKTDIPKEKLDKLKEEFEFWYPVDLRVSGKDLVPNHLSYYLYNHVAMWSDQREKWPVAVRANGHLLLNSEKMSKSTGNFLTLAQTVDKFSADGMRLALADAGDTVEDANFVEAMADAGILRLYTWVEWVKEMIANRDSLRSGPANTFNDRVFASEMNAGVMKTDQNYEKMMFKEALKTGFFEFQAAKDKYRELAIEGMHRELVFQFIEVQTLILAPICPHLCEHIWSLLGKPDSIMKASWPIAGPVDEILIRSSQYLMEAAHELRLRLKSFMAPVKGKKSTKESPQKPSHCTIYVAKNYPPWQHTTLSVLRKHYQDSGGQLPDNKVIASELSNMPELKKYMKKVMPFVAMIKENLEKKGSRVLDLELEFDEQAVLMENIVYLTNSLELDHIEVKFASEAEDKIKEECCPGKPFSVFRTEPGVSVFLVNPQPSNGHFSTKIDIRQGDNRETVIRRLMKMDRGIKDLSKVKLMRFDDPVLGPRRVPVLGKEEVEKTPILEQAIFHIDLDEKRVHITENGLTKDIGDTIVYLVH from the exons ATGGCG GAGCGCAAGGGCACGGCCAAGGTTGATTTCCTGAAGAGCATCGAGCGGGAGGTGCAGCGGCGCTGGGACGCGGAGCGGGTCTTCGAGAGCGACGCCTCGGATGCGCGGAGCCGCAGCAG caaagGAAAGTACTTTGTTACTTTTCCTTACCCCTACATGAATGGACGACTTCACCTGGgacacacattttctttatcCAAATGTGAG TTCGCAACTGGGTATCAGCGGCTAAAGGGAAAGAGTTGTTTGTTCCCATTTGGCCTACACTGCACGGGGATGCCTATCAAG GCTTGTGCAGATAAgctaaaaagagaaatggaattATATGGCTGCCCCCCTGAATTTCctgatgaggaggaagaggaagaagataaTTCTggtaaaaaagaagaagaggtTATCAtcaaagacaaagcaaaagggaaaaag AGTAAGGCTGCTGCCAAGACTGGGTCTTCCAAATACCAGTGGGGAATTATGAAGTCTTTGGGTCTATCTGATGAAGAAGTCATTGGTTTTTCTGAAGCTGAGCATTGGCTGGATTATTTCCCTCCCCTTGCTGTCCAGGATCTGAAGAGCATGGGATTGAAG GTGGATTGGAGGCGTTCTTTCATTACCACAGATGTTAACCCTTACTATGATTCCTTTGTACGATGGCAATTCCTTACcttaagagaaagaaataagattaAGTTTGGGAAACG aTACACAATTTATTCTCCAAAAGATGGACAGCCTTGCATGGATCATGACAGGCAAACAGGAGAG GGTGTCGGACCTCAAGAATATACtctaataaaaatgaaggtgtTAGAACCTTACCCAGCAAAATTAAG tggcctaagaggaaaaaatatcttcttggTGGCTGCTACGCTCAGACCAGAGACCATGTTTGGACAGACTAACTGCTGGGTTCGCCCAGATATGAAGTACATCGGCTTTGAAACTGCGAATGGGGATATTTTTATCTGTACACAAAGAGCTGCCAGGAACATGTCCTACCAGGGCTTTACAAAAGACAATGGAGTCGTACCTGTTGTCAAGGAACTGATGGGAGAA GAGATTCTTGGTGCTGCACTTTCTGCACCTCTCACCACCTACAAAGTTATATATACTCTTCCCATGCTCACAATCAAGGAAGATAAAG GAACTGGAGTGGTAACAAGTGTCCCTTCTGATTCTCCAGATGATCTTGCCGCCCTgagagatttgaaaaaaaaacag GCTTTCAGAATGAAGTATGGCATTAAAGATGAAATGGTCCTGCCATTTGAACCG GTGCCCATCATCGAAACGCCAGGATATGGCAACCTTTGTGCTTCATCAGTCTGTGATGAGCTCAAAATTCAGAGCCAGAACGACAGAGAGAAACTTGCTGAGGCCAAGCAGAGAGTATACCTGAAAGCATTTTATGAAGGA GTAATGTTGGTGGATGGATACAAAGGACAAAAAGTTCAAGATGTCAAGAAACTTATTCAGAAGATGATGGTGGATAAC GATGAAGCCATGATTTTTATGGAACCTGAGAAACAAGTTATATCAAGGTCCTCTGATGAATGTGTCGTGGCCCTTTGTGACCAATG GTATTTAGATTATGGTGAAGTGGGCTGGAAGAAACAGACGTCAGAGTGCTTGAAACATCTAGAGAC GTTTTGTGAAGAGACTAGAAGAAATTTTGAAGCTACTTTAGGATGGCTACAAGAGCATGCGTGCTCAAGGACGTATGGGTTAG GTACCCGTTTGCCTTGGGATGAGCAGTGGCTGATAGAGTCTCTCTCTGACTCAACTATCTACATGGCCTATTACACAGTTGCTCATCTGTTACAAGGAGGGAACCTGAGCGGCCAGGGAGAATCTCCTCTAGGCATTAG GGCACATCAAATGAGCAAAGAAGTTTGGGATTACATCTTCTTCAAGGCAGCTCCATTTCCTAAAACAGATATTCCAAAAGAAAAGTTGGACAAGCTGAAGGAGGAGTTTGAATTTTGGTATCCTGTGGATCTCAGAGTCTCTGGCAAAGATCTTGTTCCAAATCATCTCTCATACTACCTCTATAATCATGTGGCTATGTGGTCAGATCAAAG agaaaaatggccagtagCTGTGAGAGCAAATGGACATCTCCTTCTCAATTCTGAAAAG atGTCTAAATCTACAGGCAACTTTCTTACACTAGCTCAAACTGTTGACAAGTTTTCTGCAGATG GCATGCGTTTAGCTTTGGCTGATGCTGGAGACACTGTTGAAGATGCCAACTTTGTGGAAGCCATGGCTGATGCTGGTATTCTTCGTCTCTACACGTGGGTGGAGTGGGTAAAGGAGATGATTGCAAACAGAGACAGTCTAAGAAGCGGTCCTGCTAACACCTTCAATGACAGAGTCTTTGCCAG TGAAATGAATGCAGGCGTAATGAAGACGGATCAAAATTATGAGAAGATGATGTTTAAGGAAGCACTAAAAACTGGCTTCTTTGAGTTTCAG GCAGCAAAAGATAAATATCGTGAGCTGGCAATAGAGGGAATGCACAGAGAGCTGGTGTTTCAGTTTATTGAAGTTCAGACTCTGATCTTGGCTCCCATTTGTCCCCACTTATGTGAACACATCTGGTCACTGCTGGGAAAG CCTGATTCCATCATGAAAGCCTCCTGGCCAATAGCAGGTCCTGTGGATGAGATACTAATTCGCTCTTCTCAGTACCTCATGGAAGCAGCTCATGAGCTCAGACTTCGTCTCAAGAGCTTCATGGCACCTGTGAAAGGAAAG AAAAGTACTAAAGAATCTCCCCAGAAGCCTTCTCACTGTACCATCTATGTGGCAAAGAACTACCCGCCTTGGCAGCACACCACCTTATCAGTTCTGCGCAAGCACTATCAG GACAGTGGAGGTCAACTGCCAGATAATAAAGTAATTGCCAGTGAGCTTAGCAACATGCCAGAGCTGAAGAAGTATATGAAGAAGGTTATGCCTTTTGTTGCCATGATTAAG gAAAATCTGGAGAAGAAAGGTTCACGTGTTCTTGATCTGGAACTGGAATTTGATGAACAGGCAGTGCTCATGGAGAATATTGTCTATTTGACAAATTCCCTAGAG CTGGATCACATTGAAGTGAAGTTTGCTTCTGAagcagaagataaaataaaagaagaatgcTGTCCTGGAAAACCGTTTTCTGTATTCCGAACTGAG